The Chaetodon auriga isolate fChaAug3 chromosome 4, fChaAug3.hap1, whole genome shotgun sequence region AAATATGCAAACTGAAATTAAGTTTCACCATCAATCCCTCCGAGAACCAATGCTCTGTatcaaaacaaagcttttgaATTTTGCAACAATCCCAGATCAGAAAGTGAGCGGTTCTATGCCCCTCTAAGTAAGTTATTTGCATAAATCTTTGATCAGagatatttatttaattcagaTTCAAAGTTTTGGATGATGGGTATGTTTGTACTACAAATGTTTCAGTCAGATACTGAGAGGAAATGCTGTTCTGCTTTGTTATGAGGCCTTTTATATGACTGTGGTGCTTGCCTTTAGTATTAAACTTAACATGGTGAATAAATATCTTGTCAAGTACTCATTGTTTTTTGCGcagtctttttattttgttttttcggtTTTGACCTGGAAACGGTCGCTGACATCAAGTCGTACCTCCTCCGGCCCAGCAGGGGTCGCTGCTCCCGCCGCTTCGCTCACTggatgacagcagctcagctggtACGGAAGCGGAGGCAGCGTGCTGTTGCTCGGCTCAGTGAGAGATCAGTCAGCCAAAATGTTGAGAATTACCATCCGGGCAGACATGGGAGCTCTTTGGGTGTTATTCTGTATCACCTATTCTCAGTTCTTGACCGTATCCTCTGATGACATAGTGGTAGCATGCGGGGGATTTGTGAAATCCGACGTTGAGATCAATTACTCTCTGATCGAGGTGAGAGTGCAATGCTAGCAGCGAGCTAACGGCTAGCTGGTTTACACAGTAAGCCAGGTTAAAGGTTAGGCGGAGACTGAATGGCAGTTTGAATGAAATAGCCACAACCGTAACGTTTATTTATGTTCAGCCAATGTTGTGTCTGTCGCTCGCAAATATAAATGACTGTAGTAAATGTATTTTGACATCTAGCCATCTGCTAGTTTGctaatttttcatttcttttcgCAGTCAGGGTTGACTGAAAACCCATATGTGATCTCACATGAGCGTGTCTTTATTTGTTTCTCGTAACTGCTGTCTCTGAAACCTAAAACCTGTTGACGAGGAGCACGTGAAGTGCTCACCGTCAGTCCTAATCCTGCTCATTCACAGGCTCCAGGGTCTTAGCCTCTTGGCTAATTGGTTAAATGAACTAAGGCTCAGATAGAGTGGTCTGTTTTTTGATGACAGCTGAAACACGCGACTCAACCAATTTGCCATTCAGCTCAGTATTTAAAGCATTAGCAGACTGAGTCCATGTTTggtacttaaaaaaaaacactttctgccTTCTTTCATGCACAGATTAAACTCTACACCAAACAAGGTTCATTGAAATATCAAACGGATTGTGCTCCGATCAATGGCTACTTCATGATCCCGCTCTACGACAAGGTATCACACTCACTCCTTTCAATGCTTTTAAGCCGTTAATTCACTGATGGCGATTGTAATCTgtgcttttgtctcttttgctcAGGGAGACTTTGTTTTGAAGATCGAGCCTCCTCTTGGCTGGAGCTTTGGTAAGACTGTGTGACAGCTTGTCCAGGAAATGCAAAGACAGCATCAGAGGTTGTTTGCATTATTGTACCGGCTTCTGCTTCTTTTGATCcaacttttaacatttttttttaaactctcatTAGAGCCAACCAGCGTCGACCTCCATGTGGATGGAGTGAGTGACATCTGtacaaaagaagaagacatcaACTTTGTTTTCACTGGCTTTTCAGTCTCAGGAACGGTGAGAATGAAGGATTTTCAGCATcattaaagcaaatgttttgtcATGAAGACCTTAAAAGCTTATCTGCATCTAAAATGGGGTTGAAGGTTACATTCTGACTGACATCAGAAGGTGTTGGAGATCAACTGTACAACAGCTCCTCACACatcagtgctttgtgtgtgtgtgtgtgtgtgtgtgtgtgtgtgtgtgtgtgtgtgtgtgtgtgtgtgtgtgtgtgtgtgtgtgcagatgacTTTCCAGTTCTTATTTGTGCATCCAAGACCAGAAAAACCATCCGTATTATCCAGCCCTCTGTGAGCGTGTTCTTGGAAGAGTGTCAGCCTCAGGATTAATTCATGTTCTGAAATATCTCTCTGGTTATGTAACGTACTCTGCATTGTTCAGGTTCTGAGTAAAGGCCATCTCCTGGGTCCAGCTGGAGTGGAAGTCAAACTCAGCCGAATGGGAACAGAAGAGAAACTCCAGAGCGTCGTCACACAGCCTGGGGGAAAGTAAGCGGCTCGTGCCTTTCTGTCTGGTAGAGTTTTACACTGGTGTCTCTGCACTAAATGTGTTTAAACGTCATTTAAACATGTCTTAAATTGTTTTCGTTTTTTTCTCCAGGTATACCTTTTTAAAGGTACTCCCTGGAAGTTATGACATCACGGCTGCCCATCCCTCCTGGACGCTGGAGCAGGTTGGTAGCTTCACTTCAGCTTCCATTCGTCCATGTCCACAGCACAGACCACATAGAAACATGAGCGGGGCAGATGTGATGTCACCCATGGCTTTTTTCAAGGAGGGTTTGGGTTCAggtgttcttcttcttcctcctgcatGCTTTATTTACTGGAGCTGAAAATATTTGATCAGCAGAGTGGAGCTGTAGAGTGATGAGCTGGCAGAGTTTCATTCATTGAAAAACAGATCCACCAGGTGACACACAGAAAGTTTAAGTCGTGTTTGGGACCATTTTGGGAACACATTCTGGAAAATATGGATTAACTCTCTGTAAGAATGGAAgtacggaagccctgaaaggcaaatgggcaaaaaaaaattctgatgATCGACTTTTTAAGTCTGATCTAAATAGttcaaaagatgaaaaaagtataataatttttttttattattggtTAATTTGTagcataaataaaaatgtgaaaacaggtgaaaaataaagttttgacacttttttttttcagtttttgttaaaaCTCATTTTGGCCACAAGAGGCTAAAAAGTTTGACTTCAGGGCTTTCTGACAGAGAGGTTgtaggaagtcaggtgacgtagtataaagagcaacaGAGCACACGTATAGACGGATGAATGAGTCAGTtagatttaggaaaagattgtgTGGGTTGAAGTGGACCATTGACAATGTAAACATGCGTtaaaaaggctttctggcagaaaacTTCTCCCATGTGTGGTACATTTCAGCCTCTTGTGACCAAAATGAGTATTACAATAACAGAATTTTCTTTCCTCACTTGCCTCTCAAGGCTTCCATAAGAGAAAGAGTCAAGATCATTAGCAAGGACCTTCTGTGGTTCCCTTCAAATTTTCCTTACATTCTCCAACGGATAGATAAGTTGGTTGTTTATTCTTAAAACCTCATTTAGATCAAGAGATTGCAAGAGACCTGAgaacacacatgtatacactagatcgcacacacagacaccgttgaaacatgaaaaatgtacatTAGTAGAAACCCATTTGGCTCAGTATATAAATAGAGCAGCCCATAATGATGATGTAAAAAGATGGATTAAGGCACTCGGAGCAGAACTGGGACAGATCAGCAGGTTTGTAACTAATGATTTCAAACTGCAGTCAGATCAGACCTGTGTTTGACATCATTTTCTGTCCCACGCTCAGGTATTAACACTGTTAAAGCACCTCTCCACCTGAGTGCTGTCATTAAGAAAGCATCACCTCAGAGGTCTTTTGAGTTCGGTATTACTTGAGTGTAGAAAATGATTCGCCCACTTGCTCAGCTGATAAGGTTCCCTGTCAGGTTAGCTGGTTTGTAACAAACGATGTCCAGCAGTAAGCACACTGCTCCTGACAGGCCCATTATTCCAGCCCTCAGCACGGCTAGCGTGGTGACCTTTGCCATCTTCCCATAGAGTGCCACCTCAGTGCACGTCTCCAATGCCAATGCCCCGGCCGCCGACCATCTGGTAGTTGGAGGCTACGATGTCTCGGGGGAGGTTCGCAGTGATGGAGAACCCATGAAAGAGGTCACCTTCCTCCTGTACTCAGCCACAGTCAAGAAAGAGGTACACcaacattattttacattttcagcaaGGAGTCGAACGTTTCCACTCTTGCAGTATTACTGCTTTATTTTTAGCATATCATGGAGTTCTGTATGAATTTTAGGTGAACTAAGTTGCATTGCTCCATAtttgttggtgtgttttcaggacGTCAGTGGCTGTAACACATCCCCGGTGGAGGGGGCAGATTCTGGAGACGGCTCCCTGGTCTATATATGCAGCGCTCTGTCCAGAGAAGACGGGACCTTTGTCTTCCCCTCGCTGGCCAGCGGCGAGTACACTGTGGTAAGCTTTCTGTACAAACCAGAAGAAGGCTGTCCCCATTTCGAATCTCACTTTACATTTTCTaggtctctgtctgtcacagcaaGTGCAGTTCAATACTAAAGCAGACACTCCTTGAGCAGCTAATATGTCAGAAATATAGAAAATTATCTGTTTGCAGTTTTCCATTGTTTACCAgaataacactgaaaacagaatgTCAGACTAAAATTCTGATTTATTATATACCACATAAATGTGTTGGAGTGTGTAACATCATGCTTTAACCAAAACTGCAGAATGTTTCTGACATGTCCCCTTCACATCCCAGGCTTAGGCAAGCAATTTGAACCCAAAGTGGGAACGGCAGACTCCACCACTTCCACTAAAAACTACTATAATTGGAGCTAATTGCTTCTATaagtagatagatagatatcaAAAAATAGGGTTTGATGTCATGACATTGTAACTTTAACCTGCGCAGTGCACTGAAAAACTAAATCTAATTATTTCTGCCTCTCATTCTGCGTTTGTGACATCCTTCACTTCAGGTGCCTTTCTACAGGGGAGAAAGGATCACATTTGACGTCGCTCCCTCCAGGATGAATTTCAAGGTGGAACACAACAGTTTGAAACTGGAGGTAAAGCATCAAATCATACTGCAGGTTTTCAGTATTAGTTACGTGAtgtcacattttgacatgtttgttCTGCGTGCAGCCCATCTTCCGTGTCATGGGCTTCTCTGTGACGGGCCGAGTTCTCAACAGCGTTGGTGGGGAGGGCGTCCCTGATGCCTCAGTGTCTCTCAACAACCAGATCAAAGGTAACCAGAGCAGAGGACTCCATGCTTTAGTTTCAGTGCCAACAACCAAACAATTGTGTGAATGCTCAATTTGTGCGTTCAGTGCTTCTCAATCCTTTACACACGTTCACGCCTGCTTTGCTATTCTGCCCTCGCAGTCATCAGCAAGGAGGACGGTTCTTTCCGGTTGGAGAACATGACGGCTGGTACCTACACCATCCGTGTCAACAAGGAGCTCATGTTCTTTGAGCCAATCACGGTGAAGATCGCCCCCAACACGCCCCAGCTCCCTGACATCGTCACAGCGGGGTCCGTCCGGCTCGCATACATTTTCGCATGATACATGCTTTGAAATTAATGAGAGAGATTGAGCTTCAGCTCAGCTGTTACCACGCTGCTGACCAGCTTGATCTGAGTTCTCATGTCGGCTCCACGcaggttcagtgtgtgtggccagATCTCCATCAGTCGCCTGCCTGAGGGCATGAAGCAGCAGGGCCGCTACAAGGTCACTCTGACACACCAGGACCAAGACAAGGCCTCCAGCAAGACCATCGAATCCGATCCACAGGGGGCCTTCTGCTTTCAGGCCAAACCTGGAGACTACAGTGTGCAGGTCGGtctaacattcagattcacctGTTTGACTAGAATTTTAGTAGTTTGCCCACAGGCTCACTAATTAAATGCACATGAAGGTTCCCTTCAGCTGTTCTCAGATTTCCGGTATTTGTCTGTTGAAACCATGACATATAAGAGTATTCAATAAGTCAATGATATTATACCAGTCAGCTTTGAGATGTTTTCATAGATATAACTCATTTTGGTGCttatatatttgtatgtttaaAAACTTGGCTTTCTACAAGATGACTTTGGTTATACTTCACGTGTGCAGGTGTCTCTCCCTGAGGCCGAGGTGAAAGCAGGCCTGGCTCTGCAGCCTCAGGCCCTGGATGTCTCCCTTGTGGACCGTCCCCTCACAGACCTACTTTTCACCCAATTCATGGCTTCTGTCTCTGGAAAAGTCTACTGTCTAGGTAACACACGCTTCAACCCACAGAAACATTCCATCTTTATTCCATCTTTGTGCATATTTCCACATAAACTGACCTTGTGTCCTCTGgttggcctccagcttcctgtGATGACCTGTCAGTAACCCTGCAGCCAGTGAGtcgacagggagagaggagggcggTGGCGCTGTCTGGCAGCAGTGACACCCTCAGCTTCTCCTTTGACGGTGTTTTACCTGGGAAGTACAAAGGTCAGGATTCACCACCAACAGCTTACATTCATAATTATAGTACTAATGATAGTTGTgacatttatttctttcattcatttgggGTCAATTTGAGCTGTTGCCATTTAGAACGTGGTGGTTGTTATTTGATGAAGTTATTTTAAGAGGATAACAAATGCAGAGTCAGCGTACGAGTTTTGACCGGGCGACCTCAAGCTAACCATCGTATATACAGATTCTTCCATTCCGTGTACATTTCTATTCGGAGACCTCACTAAACACTCTCTAACGATTGTGGGGAAATCAATTAGTAATTACCAGATTTGGATCATAATTGGTGTGAGCAGCTTTCAGGAAGCGCACATTATTCAGCCAGTGTTCCTCTACCTTCTGGTGCTGCATCCATCTCACTCACTGTTCAATACACACAATCTGTTTTATGTGCCTGCGagcagtctgcacacacagtgtctttGAGGCATGTTTACTCAGCTTGTAGTGTTCCCAGGCCCAAGCAGTGCGAGTAGATGACGTTCTTAGGCATTTGTTCATAGATGAGATCATTAGAAGATCTTCAGTGTGAATGCCTGACCTTGGCTGGGGGGACACATTTAAGCCTTGTCAGCGCAGACgctcacatttctgtctctgttgcttTTAGTCTGTTTATTCATAATTTGttcttctccatcttctccaaCATGTCAGTGAGCATCTCTCACGAGGAGTGGTGCTGGAAGCATAAGTCCGTGGAAGTGGAGGTTCTGGACTCCGACGTCTTGGGGGTGGAGTTCAGACAGATTGGCTACATCCTGCGCTGCTCCCTGTCCCATGCCATTACTTTGGTCAGTGTTTCAGTCACAGTGGCCGCGCCTGGTGCGTGCTGCAGCAGATGGCGGCTCGTTCCGCAATTATTGTTCCAATTCGAACTAACgtgtttttctgcacaggaGTTCTTCCAAGATGGCAGCAAACCCGAGAACGTCGGCGTGTACAACCTCTCGAAGGGAGTCAACCGCTTCTGCCTCTCCAAGCCTGGTGAAGTTCATTCTCCTGACCTCTCATTAGCTAAACACAGTATGAATTAGCATATctagagaagaaaaaaaatctcagcgTACCAACTGTTCCCTTGTGCATAGTTAGAGTGCAGCATTTTCAGCCAAAAGGTCTGTGTCAGACTTGCCTAAATATAAAACTGGAGCAAAGTAATTAATCAACCAACAATGGCTTGTCCAGGTGTTTACAAAGTCACCCCCCGCTCCTGCCACCAGTTTGAGCAGGACTTCTACACCTACGACACGTAAGTAATGAGAAGCTGCGTCCATTTGTTTCTGCATTCGAAGAATGTTCTGCCTCTGTTTAGTTCACCCAAGTGACTGTTGTTCACCTGTGTCCAACAGCTCAGCCCCCAGTATCCTGACCCTGACTGCAGTGCGGCATCACATGACCGGGCTCATCACCACCGACAAGATCCTAGACGTCACAGTTACCATCAAGTAATGAAGAATTGGCGTGACCCTGCGTGCTAATGCTAGCTGCTGTGCAACCTTCTGCAGATGTCCAgctaaaatgcttttttttttcctgcctccaCTCGTTCAGATCGTCTATCGAGAGTGAGCCGGCGCTGGTGCTGGGCCCCCTGCGGagcctggaggagcagaggcaggagcaACAGCTGCAAGAGATTCAGCTGCGCCGTCTAGAGCGAGAGCGCCGCgctgctgaggaggaaggcGGAGCCCGGGATGACAGCCCTCCCATCCAAGAGAAGGCGGATGAGCTGACAGGCCCCTTCCACTATGAGTTCTCCTACTGGGCCAGGTCGGGGCCACTGCATGTCCACTGCATTTTTTACCTCATGCTCTGCGCTCTTAGCAGTGCCCATGAGGGCTGAAACAAAGCTGTAGCACATTGAAAATTCAAAACCAAATTCATCAGTTTTCTGAGAAGTGTGTTCTTTAACTTCCACTTAAGCTGCACATGTAGCAGAACTTTAAGCTCCTGATTGGACCTTTCTGAATGAAAGGCCCCCTGTGGAGTTGAAGTAAACTTCTATGTTAAAGTTTTATGTCCACAGGTGTGTAACTTCTGGACTTTTCATCAAAGAGCTAGATATTTTCGCTCATCTTTTGTACTGAGGATTTAACCAGGAGAGTATCCAGCTGTGAGTCCCCTGAAGTTAGTctgtggagaaaatgaacagGACTTTTACCTCCAGCACACTGGAACCCCAAATAACTCCTTTCACTTTGCAACTTTATTGTCAGTGTCTGGTTGACATCCACTAATAGCAACCACGAAGTCTAAGAGTGTGTGAAGGGCGATGAATCAGTGTATATTATGTGACTGTGCAGGGCTGGAGAGAAGATCACAGTGACACCCTCCTCTAAGGAACTGCTGTTCTACCCTCCTGAGGTAGAGGCCACTATCACTGGAGGTAAGTCccttcacacactctgtcatCTATCAACCCGTCTTTATCTGTTTGCATCTTTGTCATAGCTGCTTCCTAAGTCTTTCATTCCTTGCAACACCAACAAGCTAAAGCTATTGCACTCTCCACAGAGTCGTGTCCAGGTCGACTGGTGGACATCGCGGGGCGTGCAGGTCTCTTCCTGGAGGGCAAGGTGTCACCAGAGCTGCAGGGCGTGGAGATCTCCATCACGGAAAGAGGAGCTGCTACACCACTCATTACTGTGGCCACTAACGAGATGGGAGCATACAAGTATGAGAACCCCACACTTAAGtggagaaatacaaataaagtgCATGGAAATTAGAGGGAGGATGTTCCAGAGCCAGTGACACAAGGAGCTAATTAATAAGTCTAAATCAGAGAGTTTTGTCATGCTGAAAGGAAAAAGAGTCAGGATCTTAACAAGTCATTAATATACCAAAGGGCCCGTCCATAAATACATTTGAACCCCTAAAGAGGTGTAGGAACAGCGGCCATGTGTGGGTCCTAGTTAAAACTCTGGCAGTAATGTAGTTTGCTGTTCTAGCCCagagagttttaaaaaaaatgtccgTGTTAGCGCAGGTCAGCCAAACAGACTGTTAACTCACAATCTGTGCGTGAGAGACCAACCGGTTTGTGCAGGCTGTTTAAAAGGACTTCAGGGTAAACACTGTCGACGGGGCTGAGGGCTTGGAGTTCATGAAGTGCTGCGTCTGTACTGTCCatggcatgaaaacaaatggaaaagttTGACTTCCCTGTTTGTTAACACTTGTTTGGTTGGTCTTCTCCAGAGGTCAAACAGCCACGCGAGCAGTCATAACTCATATTTGAACCCACAGACATGTGTGACTTCTCCACTTAACAGATATATGCTCATCTAACTCCAGAGGATCATCacattttaaagttttcttcagtatcagaTGAATCCCATGATAGCTGTTTGTACAGACATGGGTAGGTTGCTAGCAggaactgctaatagctaattcagcGTTTAATGGTCCGAAAATGTGAACTGATAGAGGCTTAAAAAAAGGTTCAGCCTCAGCTTAACTCACTGAATACATAGCAATGTTACATTTCCTGTATATGGACATGATAAGGTTTGTCAGCAGTTGCCTTGAGCCCTGAACAAAAAGTAGTTCTTCACAGGCAGCAAATCATTATTCAGCTTTGACATGTCAGTATCAAAAGTGTcagttttatcatttatttttgattcataTTGGATGGAATTCTGTATTATTATGTCACTATCATATGTATGCCATTTGGTTTTATATGCTGGCTGGTATGCACCCTGGAGACGTGCAGCCCTGAccacctctctctgctctctttctgtcagcgTGGGTCCCCTCCACAGCGACCGGCAGTACGACATCAGTGCCAGTAAAGAAGGCTTCGTCCTGAGTCCAGTGGAGGGAACACAGGGAGATTTCAAGGCGTTCGCTCTGGCTGGTGTCACCTTCAAGGTACATGTGACCAGCCTCACTTGCATACATCCCAGTTACATCTCAGTAATCACCAGCCACTTTAACGTCTGctattattatatattactATTTAGCCGACACTAAGTGTCTTAAAATTATAGCTCTTTGCACACATTTACTACTCTCACTGATTAGGTAGTTTAAGTGGAATATGAAGTGACATGAAGTGTTGTTAGTTCTACTGTATGTTTTcacaaaatataattaatagaAACCATCATGATGATCACTGAATCGGTTTTCTACTATTCTGTGTGTGTCGCCTTGGTTAAAAGGGTCTGCAGTTATCTACAGCGGCTCTGAGGCAAAAGTGTTAGTTTCCCCTTTCAGAGTGTGAAAAATTCCTTTCAAATTTTTTTGTGCAGCATCAATAACGAGTTTTTATCCAACTTCCCCAACCTCATTATATCCACAATTTGAATGATTTCAAGATTTCTCTGTGCTAGTTTGGCCTCATCACAGTGGACATTTAGTCCGACTGAAGGAGTTGAATCTGTTACCTGTGAGTTCATCCACAGCTATAACACTGTTTTTCAATTAATTCTTGACACCCTCATGTAGTGTAATATAAGCagcttccctctccttccctccgtGCTTTAGATCAAATCAGAGGATGGTCACGCCCTGTCGGGTGTCCTCCTGTCTCTGAGCGGAGGACAGTTTCGCTCCAACCTGCTGACCCAGGACACTGGCCTGCTCACCTTTAATAACCTGGTAGGGATCcagaaatgtgttaatttgtCTTCACTGTTGTAATGTTCTTCCAGCACGAGCCTGCTGTAAAGCTGATTGCAGGCATGCTTTGACTTGTGGTTGCTCGAGCTGACGTATATATTCTTCTGCTCTCCGTTTGATATTCCCTCTCGTCAGAGTCCTGGTCAGTACTACTTCA contains the following coding sequences:
- the nomo gene encoding BOS complex subunit NOMO1, whose product is MLRITIRADMGALWVLFCITYSQFLTVSSDDIVVACGGFVKSDVEINYSLIEIKLYTKQGSLKYQTDCAPINGYFMIPLYDKGDFVLKIEPPLGWSFEPTSVDLHVDGVSDICTKEEDINFVFTGFSVSGTVLSKGHLLGPAGVEVKLSRMGTEEKLQSVVTQPGGKYTFLKVLPGSYDITAAHPSWTLEQSATSVHVSNANAPAADHLVVGGYDVSGEVRSDGEPMKEVTFLLYSATVKKEDVSGCNTSPVEGADSGDGSLVYICSALSREDGTFVFPSLASGEYTVVPFYRGERITFDVAPSRMNFKVEHNSLKLEPIFRVMGFSVTGRVLNSVGGEGVPDASVSLNNQIKVISKEDGSFRLENMTAGTYTIRVNKELMFFEPITVKIAPNTPQLPDIVTAGFSVCGQISISRLPEGMKQQGRYKVTLTHQDQDKASSKTIESDPQGAFCFQAKPGDYSVQVSLPEAEVKAGLALQPQALDVSLVDRPLTDLLFTQFMASVSGKVYCLASCDDLSVTLQPVSRQGERRAVALSGSSDTLSFSFDGVLPGKYKVSISHEEWCWKHKSVEVEVLDSDVLGVEFRQIGYILRCSLSHAITLEFFQDGSKPENVGVYNLSKGVNRFCLSKPGVYKVTPRSCHQFEQDFYTYDTSAPSILTLTAVRHHMTGLITTDKILDVTVTIKSSIESEPALVLGPLRSLEEQRQEQQLQEIQLRRLERERRAAEEEGGARDDSPPIQEKADELTGPFHYEFSYWARAGEKITVTPSSKELLFYPPEVEATITGESCPGRLVDIAGRAGLFLEGKVSPELQGVEISITERGAATPLITVATNEMGAYNVGPLHSDRQYDISASKEGFVLSPVEGTQGDFKAFALAGVTFKIKSEDGHALSGVLLSLSGGQFRSNLLTQDTGLLTFNNLSPGQYYFKPMMKEFRFEPASQMITVEEGQNLSIDIIGIKTAYSCYGAVQSLSGDAERDVAVEAVGQGECSLYSEDTVTDEEGRFRLRGLLPGCKYLIQLRAEGNDHIERALPQHRAIEVGSNDIDGVNIIAFRQINQFDLSGNVHTSPEHLPTLSVKLYKSDNLDNPINSVSLGQSLFFHFPPLDRDGESYVLMLYSTLSRSQYDFTLPQVTFTSSGYHKHVTLTFNPTRKVPDQDVAQGSYIALPLTLLLLLAAYNHEKVIPLLLQVVNRIQGVRSMAQASGDMAALDEAKRQAKRQKARRT